CGGTAGCGCAGGAAGTCCGTATCGGCAAGGCTTGCGACGTCGCGGTCTATGCCGAAAACCGCGTCGGAGTCGGGCGTTTTTGCGTAGACAAGCCCCGCGCCCGAAGCGTCGAAACCGCTCCCCACAACAAGCCCCGCCGACGCGCCGTCGGACATCGAAACCGTGATTTTAAGCGATTCGGGCGTTATGCCGAAACGCGCCAGATTCTCGCCAGGGGCGTCGCTCACAAAGCTGCGGATTCGCGTTTTGGAAAGGTTTAACAGCAGCGCGCTGAGAGCGGCGGCGTCCGCCCGCGCAGTCGCCGACGCGCCGTCGCGGCGTTCGCCCGCGACGTCCCAAACGCCGTTTTTGAGCTTTGCAAAGCGCAGGGTTTTGCCGTTTTTGGAAATGTCCAAACCAGAAACTTTTTCTATGTCGAAGCGCACGGGGGTTTTGTCGCGAAGCGTCGTCTGCAAGTCGGCAAGGTTCTTGAACGCGGCGGCGTCGAGCGTGAAAATCGTCGGGTTGTCTTCAAGACGCGCGTAGATTTGCGAGCCGTCTTTCGTCTTGCCGCCGAGCAGCAGCACCTGACGCCTGTTTGTGCCTTCAAGCGTGATTGTGGTGGGCAGCGCCGACACCTCGAAGCCCGCCTCCGCGGGGCTTTCGTTCGAAAAGCTCTTTGCGGGCAGCTGGCAGATTTCGCCCAGGAACGCCTCCACCTCGTTGCCGTCGGCGGCGGCGACAATCGGGGTTTCGAACTTCCATTTTCCGCCGTCGCGCACAAGCCCGATTCTGCGGAAATTGCCCTTCATCGACCCCGCCGACTCCGCCGACGGCAGGCGTATTGAAAACGCGGAGACCTCGAAGCGCGGAATGTCAAAGACATTCTGGTTGCGCAGACGCTCGGTATCGACGACAAGGCTTTCGACAAACTCCCTATCGACCACGATTATCCTGTCGCCGTTTTGGTCGAGCATATAGATTCGGTCGCCCACGGGCGCGCTTTTGCCTATTTTTAGCGTGTACATCTTTTTGCCGTTGCCGTAGCGGAACGTGTAGGCGGGATCGTCCAAGCCGTATTCGGCGAGCCCGTGCCCGTGCTTGGAAACCTCGGAAAGCGAGAAGCTCGCCTCCCTGTCGAGAAACTCAATCTGGTTTCTGATTCGGTTGACGGCAAAGAGGTTCGCCGGCCAGTCGATGGGCGAAGTTATGCGCCACTTGTTGTTTTCGAATTTCAGCACGCGCGGCTTGTCTATGCCCCTGCCCGAAATTTCGAGAACGGTAAACGGCACGGTGTCGGCGGCGGGCGCAGCCGCCGACGGATCGCGTTCAAGCGACCACAGGGCGAAGAACAGCGCGGCGTTCGCCAAGATGAGAAAAATAGTGAGTCTGAATCGCATATAAACCTTTCTATCGGCGTCGCGCCGCAAAAACCACCATGCAAAGCAGCAAAATCGCCGCGGGAATCGAGAGGAATCTCCACGCCAGCGCAAACGCGTCCGACTGCGAAAGCGTCAGCGAAAACGTTTTCAGCGGGCGCGGCGGAATGTTGAGCCTGTTGTTTTCCTCGAACATCCAGTCCACGACGTTCAGCGCGAGCTTCGAGTTTCCGAGCCTGTTGAACCATTTGTTGGCGACAAAGTTTTCGTCG
The Opitutia bacterium KCR 482 genome window above contains:
- a CDS encoding DUF4340 domain-containing protein; the protein is MRFRLTIFLILANAALFFALWSLERDPSAAAPAADTVPFTVLEISGRGIDKPRVLKFENNKWRITSPIDWPANLFAVNRIRNQIEFLDREASFSLSEVSKHGHGLAEYGLDDPAYTFRYGNGKKMYTLKIGKSAPVGDRIYMLDQNGDRIIVVDREFVESLVVDTERLRNQNVFDIPRFEVSAFSIRLPSAESAGSMKGNFRRIGLVRDGGKWKFETPIVAAADGNEVEAFLGEICQLPAKSFSNESPAEAGFEVSALPTTITLEGTNRRQVLLLGGKTKDGSQIYARLEDNPTIFTLDAAAFKNLADLQTTLRDKTPVRFDIEKVSGLDISKNGKTLRFAKLKNGVWDVAGERRDGASATARADAAALSALLLNLSKTRIRSFVSDAPGENLARFGITPESLKITVSMSDGASAGLVVGSGFDASGAGLVYAKTPDSDAVFGIDRDVASLADTDFLRYRSKIVEMLPEKAVLTSVKISKGGAELFALNAKNGDFSEAVSKLDARTRAAAEKIVNSVKLFAVKNYADCAFDANGVSVGGKTVPWEYALSAEFEVRGTGANVSETRGWKFTKRLGGLTQYGLYGDSVFVPTADFVDALFEFTRGSVVSEELRKPAPVAPPKK